TCTctacttatcaaaaaaaaaatatatatatatatatatatacacatattctCTTAAAACTATATACATCATTACAGTGTTGTTTAATTTCTCCCCTTTTCTAtctctaatgataatatattgaAGAATGAGTTGCTGAAGCAGCAGCAATTGGGGAATCTAAGCATAAAGGCTGCTTATCGATTATtcacttatttttttcttatatttcttCTATAAATGATAGTCATATGGCGGGTTTAATTAATGATCAATAACTATGTTTATGCATATTGTAGAGGCGGATGCTAGAAGACGATAACAACTATATGTACCGTTGGGTAAGTTTGGTTACTAGCTAGAGAATGTTAATCTGTTTGCACATTTTggtttaaatgatattttttttctatccATGCCGGTATGCATGGCTATATTTCAGCTTCATGATGAGCATCGTACGGCGATGGAGTTTAAGCAAGCTGGGATAGAGACCAAACCAATGGAGTATCAACAGTTTCTAGAGCAGGTTCAGTACTATAATGATCCTCATCAGCAACAACCAAGCAGTTTTCTTCAGCTCACTACGCTTCCTTCGGAGATTGATCTTAATTACCATCTCCAGGTTGCTCAGCCTAATCTTCAAAACGATCCAACTGCGAAGATTGATTAATCGTCAACCAGAACAACTCTTTCTTTCTAGAGATGAATGAACGAAGAATTACCATTTCCGTCTTTTATTACCTATTCTGATTAGCCAATGCCATATTGTTTGTCTGTTTTGTGTCTCCTTTAACGTACAATTAGTTTGAGAAGTACGTACAGTGGAATGGACTTTGattatattattaatcataCTATTTATCATTATCACATATTTgccaactatatatatattataaactgTTTACGTAAACGCAGATGTGTTCCGTATCATGTTTCTCTGGATTTAAGGTTAATTAACACTAGATTTTGGACCCGCCCGTCCGGGCGGGTGAATGtttgaaaaattgaaatttgtgtattttgatttgtttgtttaggATAGTATTAAAGTACTATGTTTTACAActtataaatctatattattttgaatattacattttgtgtatttttattatatgatataaaaaaattgttttgttctGTTAATACTATATTTAATTACGGGCCTTTTCCATAATAAAAGTTAAGGGACATGTAACCCAAAATTGATTTTTCATGTATCAACTCCAAAATGGccgaaaatattatattggACCGTGGTAATCAATTTGACAATGACAAAATATGATATTGGACCGTGATATGATACATATTTGAACCATGATGAAAATTCAAAGCCCAACAGAATTTTATTCCgggaaaaaaacagaaagatgtacttaatgttttttttttgtcggtcATCTAAcccctctctctcctcctctctcgCTCGGATCTActtttgttctctctctctctctctttcaacaGATACGCTCTTTTCTCTTCTCGATGTTCATCGGATTCTCATCAGTCGAAACAAAAACTGTTGAATCAAGAATCAAACCAAACAGTTATTCTTCTTACGTTCAACTGGTGGAATCAATCAAGTTGATTTAAGGTTAGTTACATATTTTTATGAGATTAACGAAATCGTTTCGAAGCCCTAACCATCATTTTAATAGATTCTTTTAATTTCAACAGTTTTGTCATTTGCATGCAGTAGATCCGCGCTTGAAGTTTCGTCTTATGCtttaaaaagtcaaaaacatTTCTTTCAAAAAAGACATCAATCTGGAGCTCAAGATCTACAAGGAATGTTGAATGGTTTGTCCTTGATTCtgtataaaacattttttttttaattttaacatttacCGTATGATTAGTGATTATCAAATTACCAGTTCGAAGTAACATTGTTTGTTCATTCTTTTTCTGCCGTTTAATGATGTTTCATTATTCTGGTCAATCTGTATTAAGTGTGGAAAGTCTGATACTTGCATCAGGGTTTTAACAGAAGCGAAGTCGGGAGTCATAAATGAGGAAGCTGGGAGTCATAACTGATgaagtttctaaatttttaaaaatgaaaggTATAATAACTTATTCCTTTAGAGCAAATAATATCTTGATAAGTTTATTAGTCGCACCATCCTTAGCTCGGGTTTAATTGAGCAACACAATTTAAATGGATATCTGATATAGTTTGCTTTAGAGAATCCGGTTAAGGATGCTGCAGTTTTTCTGTTTTgctattataaatttttgaattctGAATCACTTGTCTAGTATCTGTTTTGCTATGGTCTGacatatattagttttagaGACAGAGTACTCGTTGGGGAGTTACAGAGGGAAATGAGGCAGAAGCGAGTAAACTTATAGATCAAGAGTTTCATGTTTCAACATAGTGATGAGGAGAGGGAAGACACGATAATCAGTTAGTTCTCAGTGCTCTGCGGAGTAAGAGAGGGACATTAGACAGAAGCTGAAAAGAAGAATACAACCTTCACATGACAGCAGACTTGTAAATGGTtagtattcatttttttttaatatatttttgaattgaatAATCACTTATATCTCTTAATAATTTGATAGGTGTTTTGAATTTAAGATACTCGGTTAGTAGTTTATTTCCTGAGAAACACTGCCTTAAGTTAAAGTTTGATACCAATTGTACttgcattagttaaactatgaTAATAGTTTGATGTTACTTTCAATTGATGTTACTGATAGTCTTAGATAAAAATAGTATCTGTTATAAACTGTAGTATAATTGGTAGGTTTGTCGAAAGATAAAGAATAACAATCTTAAAggataaaa
This sequence is a window from Raphanus sativus cultivar WK10039 unplaced genomic scaffold, ASM80110v3 Scaffold3436, whole genome shotgun sequence. Protein-coding genes within it:
- the LOC130494450 gene encoding protein TRANSPARENT TESTA 16-like, which encodes MPQLIDRYLTKEGLQLPDLNDDREELHHEIEVLRRETCKLELRMRPYHGHDLAYIPPHELDGLEQQLEHSILKVRERKRRMLEDDNNYMYRWLHDEHRTAMEFKQAGIETKPMEYQQFLEQVQYYNDPHQQQPSSFLQLTTLPSEIDLNYHLQVAQPNLQNDPTAKID